A genomic window from Gammaproteobacteria bacterium includes:
- a CDS encoding GspE/PulE family protein, with protein sequence MATVKTPTDKKTGTSQVNWSGFRIGTEQKKLDFRTVVEGLLEDGLIDDKQREQLYRATPTLDGETHPLTQVINEKPVNAKPPHKLLDAETLTEWLASKIGLPYYHIDPLKTDVGPITTVMKYSYAQRNRILPVAINDQEVVIAVTQPAFRDWEQEISRAVRKPIKRVFANPADVSRYTVEFYSLAKSVSQASRDHGASDSGLNNLEQLVELGRTGKLDADDQHVVTIVDWLLQYAFDQRASDIHVEPRRDQGNIRFRIDGVLHLVYQLPPPVTAAVTSRLKILGRMDVAEKRRPQDGRIKTRTPDDKEIELRLSTMPTAFGEKLVMRIFDPEVLVRSFKELGLNDDDLSKWNDMVSRPHGIILVTGPTGSGKTTTLYSTLKHLARPEVNVCTIEDPIEMIDDSLNQMQVQSNIDLDFAAGVRNLLRQDPDIIMVGEIRDRETADMAVQAALTGHLVLSTLHTNDAPTAITRLMEIGVPAYLLNATLVGIVAQRLVRTLCPHCKEKTTVDESQWQALIAPWTVHAPKQVCKPAGCLECRNTGYQGRIGIYEVMSLSAPLHRLIDEEGDIASLRRQAYKEGMHSLRLSGAEKVARGLTTIEEVMKVAPPHIEK encoded by the coding sequence ATGGCAACGGTGAAAACTCCCACGGATAAAAAGACAGGCACGTCACAGGTAAACTGGTCGGGCTTTCGCATTGGCACGGAACAAAAGAAACTCGACTTCCGAACCGTCGTTGAAGGCTTGCTGGAAGACGGCCTGATTGATGACAAGCAGAGAGAACAGTTGTACCGGGCCACGCCAACCCTCGATGGCGAGACCCATCCGCTTACACAGGTTATAAATGAAAAACCGGTCAATGCAAAACCGCCACACAAACTGCTCGATGCCGAAACCCTGACAGAGTGGCTGGCATCCAAGATCGGCCTGCCCTACTACCACATCGATCCGCTGAAAACCGATGTTGGTCCCATCACCACAGTCATGAAATACAGCTACGCGCAGCGAAACCGGATTCTGCCGGTTGCCATTAATGACCAGGAAGTGGTGATTGCCGTCACGCAACCGGCGTTCCGTGACTGGGAACAGGAGATTTCCCGGGCAGTACGAAAACCGATAAAACGGGTATTTGCCAACCCGGCCGATGTCAGTCGTTACACGGTGGAATTTTACAGCCTGGCAAAATCCGTGAGTCAGGCCAGTCGCGATCATGGCGCCAGCGACAGCGGCCTGAACAATCTCGAACAACTGGTGGAGCTGGGTCGCACAGGCAAGCTTGACGCCGATGACCAGCACGTCGTTACCATTGTCGACTGGCTGTTGCAGTATGCCTTTGATCAGCGCGCCAGTGATATTCATGTCGAACCGCGTCGAGACCAGGGAAACATCCGGTTCCGTATCGATGGCGTATTACATCTTGTCTACCAGCTACCACCACCGGTCACCGCGGCAGTAACATCACGACTGAAGATTCTCGGGCGCATGGATGTCGCCGAAAAACGTCGCCCCCAGGACGGGCGCATCAAGACCAGGACACCGGACGACAAGGAAATTGAACTGCGCTTGTCGACCATGCCCACCGCATTTGGTGAAAAGCTGGTCATGCGTATCTTTGATCCGGAAGTACTCGTGCGCAGTTTCAAGGAGCTGGGTCTGAATGATGATGACCTGTCAAAATGGAACGATATGGTCAGCCGCCCTCACGGCATTATCCTGGTTACCGGCCCTACCGGGTCCGGCAAAACCACAACACTCTATTCGACGCTGAAACACCTGGCCAGGCCGGAAGTCAATGTTTGCACCATTGAAGATCCGATCGAAATGATTGATGACAGTCTCAACCAGATGCAGGTGCAATCCAACATTGACCTGGATTTTGCTGCAGGAGTGCGCAACCTGTTGCGCCAGGACCCGGACATCATTATGGTGGGCGAAATCCGCGACCGCGAAACTGCGGACATGGCGGTACAGGCCGCCCTTACCGGTCACCTGGTATTGTCGACATTGCATACCAATGACGCACCGACAGCAATCACGCGATTGATGGAAATCGGCGTACCTGCCTACCTGCTCAATGCAACACTGGTAGGCATCGTCGCCCAGCGCCTGGTGCGCACCCTGTGTCCTCACTGCAAGGAAAAAACGACCGTAGATGAAAGCCAATGGCAGGCGCTGATTGCACCATGGACCGTGCACGCGCCCAAACAGGTATGCAAACCTGCGGGCTGTCTTGAGTGTCGCAACACAGGCTACCAGGGGCGTATTGGCATTTATGAAGTGAT
- the lipA gene encoding lipoyl synthase: MSSSNDYNPDKDKPLPPNPLKGESKTSRIPVKVVPRDVPLRKPSWIRAKAPNNPEALRLRDILRQHKLHTVCEEAACPNLGECFGHGTATFLIMGKICTRRCPFCDVAHGKPEPLDAGEPQQLADTIKAMGLKYVVITSVDRDDLRDGGAQHFVDCINAVRNTSPTTRIEILTPDFRGRMDKAIDIFASGLPDVLNHNLETVPRLYRKARPGADYQHSLDLIKAFKQHYPDVITKSGLMVGIGEQDDEILNVMRDLRNHDCDMLTIGQYLQPGQHHLPVERYVPPETFDTYTREAEAMGFKQAACGPMVRSSYHADQQAAGI; this comes from the coding sequence ATGTCCAGCAGTAACGATTACAACCCGGATAAGGACAAACCCTTGCCGCCCAACCCGCTCAAGGGCGAAAGCAAGACCAGTCGTATTCCGGTCAAGGTAGTACCCAGGGATGTGCCGCTGCGCAAACCATCGTGGATACGCGCCAAGGCGCCCAACAATCCGGAAGCCTTGCGCCTGCGTGACATACTGCGTCAACACAAACTGCACACGGTTTGCGAAGAAGCGGCATGCCCGAACCTTGGCGAATGTTTTGGTCACGGTACTGCCACGTTCCTGATCATGGGCAAGATATGCACCCGGCGCTGTCCATTCTGTGACGTCGCCCATGGCAAACCCGAACCGCTGGATGCCGGTGAACCACAACAGCTGGCCGATACCATCAAGGCCATGGGTCTGAAATACGTTGTTATCACCTCGGTGGATCGTGACGACCTGCGAGATGGCGGCGCGCAACATTTTGTTGATTGCATCAATGCCGTTCGCAACACCTCGCCAACAACCCGTATCGAGATACTGACGCCGGATTTTCGCGGGCGCATGGACAAGGCCATCGACATTTTTGCCAGTGGCTTGCCCGATGTGCTGAACCATAATCTCGAAACCGTTCCGCGCCTGTACAGGAAAGCGCGACCCGGCGCCGATTACCAGCATTCACTGGACCTGATCAAGGCATTCAAGCAACACTACCCGGACGTCATCACCAAGTCCGGCTTGATGGTGGGCATCGGCGAACAGGACGATGAAATACTCAATGTCATGCGCGACCTGCGCAATCATGACTGCGACATGCTCACCATCGGCCAGTACCTGCAACCCGGCCAGCATCACCTGCCGGTGGAACGCTACGTACCCCCCGAAACCTTTGACACGTATACCCGCGAGGCCGAGGCCATGGGCTTCAAACAGGCCGCCTGCGGACCAATGGTCAGGTCCTCCTACCATGCCGATCAGCAGGCTGCCGGTATTTAG
- the lipB gene encoding lipoyl(octanoyl) transferase LipB: protein MTGLSTVRIRDMGLRDYEPVWQTMRYFSMHRKADAMDEIWLLQHRPVYTLGLNAHEQPPAAGEIPCIKTDRGGDITYHGPGQYIAYVLMDMERRNWGVRQLVDAMEQTVVDLLADYGVQGHRREGAPGVYVNDSKLASLGLRIRRHHSYHGLSINANMDLEPFDRITPCGLQGIRMTQLKELFDYDANTVQQQLQSHLLRNLGYNDRPEILVQHQS from the coding sequence ATGACAGGGCTGTCTACTGTCAGGATTCGTGACATGGGTTTGCGTGATTACGAACCAGTCTGGCAGACAATGAGATATTTTTCCATGCATCGCAAGGCCGATGCCATGGATGAAATATGGCTGCTGCAACATCGGCCGGTTTATACGCTGGGACTCAATGCCCACGAACAACCACCGGCCGCTGGCGAGATTCCCTGCATCAAGACTGACCGTGGCGGTGACATTACCTATCATGGCCCCGGTCAATATATTGCCTACGTACTCATGGACATGGAACGACGCAACTGGGGCGTCCGGCAACTGGTTGATGCCATGGAACAGACCGTCGTCGACCTGCTCGCTGATTACGGTGTCCAGGGTCACCGGCGTGAAGGCGCGCCCGGGGTATACGTAAATGACAGCAAGCTGGCATCGCTGGGACTGCGCATTCGCCGCCATCACAGTTACCATGGCCTTTCCATAAATGCCAACATGGACCTGGAACCTTTTGATCGCATTACCCCTTGCGGTTTGCAGGGTATTCGCATGACCCAGCTCAAGGAGCTGTTTGATTACGATGCCAATACCGTGCAACAGCAATTGCAATCACACCTGCTGCGGAACCTGGGGTACAATGACCGGCCCGAGATTCTTGTTCAGCATCAGTCCTGA
- the dat gene encoding D-amino-acid transaminase has product MNNIKQVYLNGEFVPADTAQVSAFDRGFIFGDGVYEVIPVFGGRSFRLEHHLQRLDNSLKALGITLDMTRQQWSDMLDKLAGDDSGDQYIYMQVTRGPAPRDHVFPASSKPTVFAYATPLKYPDDTTLANGVNAVTAEDIRWLRCDIKAIALLAAVMLREQAKQQGAVEAILLRDHMLTEGAASNIFIVKNNVIATPGKGRYILPGITRDLVVELAQANNVAMEERDITEAEVFDADEVWLTSSTKEILPITTIDGKPVGSGKPGAMHEKMFAIYRQYKQDFRDGKVD; this is encoded by the coding sequence ATGAATAACATCAAGCAGGTTTATCTCAACGGTGAATTTGTTCCGGCTGACACGGCACAGGTTTCCGCTTTTGATCGTGGCTTCATCTTTGGAGACGGCGTCTACGAAGTCATACCGGTTTTCGGCGGACGGTCATTCCGTCTCGAGCATCACTTGCAACGCCTGGACAACAGCCTCAAGGCACTGGGTATCACGCTGGACATGACGCGTCAGCAATGGTCCGACATGCTGGACAAACTTGCAGGCGACGATAGCGGCGACCAGTACATTTACATGCAGGTTACCCGTGGCCCGGCACCGCGCGACCACGTGTTCCCGGCTTCAAGCAAGCCGACGGTATTTGCCTATGCAACTCCGCTCAAGTATCCCGATGACACCACCCTGGCCAACGGTGTCAATGCTGTCACCGCCGAGGATATCCGCTGGCTACGTTGCGACATCAAGGCCATTGCCCTGCTTGCCGCAGTGATGTTGCGGGAACAGGCCAAGCAACAAGGCGCCGTTGAAGCCATCCTGTTACGCGATCACATGCTTACCGAAGGCGCGGCCAGCAACATATTTATCGTCAAGAACAACGTCATCGCCACACCGGGCAAGGGTCGCTATATTCTTCCCGGCATTACCCGCGACCTGGTGGTCGAGCTGGCGCAGGCCAATAATGTTGCCATGGAAGAACGGGATATTACCGAGGCTGAAGTCTTTGATGCCGACGAAGTCTGGCTGACCAGCTCAACCAAGGAGATCCTGCCGATTACAACCATTGACGGCAAGCCCGTGGGCAGCGGCAAGCCCGGTGCCATGCATGAAAAAATGTTTGCTATCTACAGGCAATACAAGCAGGACTTTCGTGACGGCAAGGTAGACTGA
- a CDS encoding D-alanyl-D-alanine carboxypeptidase, translating to MMHRVTSTLSIMLLSIVSMMQVAVAEPSVKARAWLLMDIDSGQVLAEHNADEQRAIGSLTKLMLALETLEKFGRNEPVTSTEVEARPVKTTGSRIHLAASGHISISELLDAIIIASANDAAILLAEHLAGSEAAMTGLMNARAQQLGLSNTRFTNVTGLDQPGHHSSARDLARLASRLIADHPGELTRFSQKIFSYRGLEFHNRNALLWQMADITGMKTGQTRHAAHCLAASAERDGMRLVAVVLGADNAQHQADAARELLEYGFTGFETRRLYQANHGITNVPVWMGERDKVAAGVSSDIVLTLARGRHHETRANLEFDHAVYAPVRRGQPLGTLKISLGDRQLVEAPLVALAPIDEGGLFSRLMDSIRIRFQ from the coding sequence ATGATGCACCGCGTCACATCAACACTGTCAATCATGCTGTTATCCATAGTCAGCATGATGCAAGTCGCTGTCGCCGAACCATCAGTCAAGGCCAGGGCCTGGCTGTTGATGGACATCGACAGCGGCCAGGTATTGGCAGAGCACAATGCCGACGAGCAACGGGCCATAGGCAGCCTGACCAAGCTCATGCTGGCGCTCGAAACGCTTGAAAAGTTCGGGCGTAATGAACCGGTAACCAGCACCGAAGTTGAAGCAAGACCAGTAAAGACCACCGGCTCCCGCATACATCTCGCCGCCAGCGGACACATCAGCATCAGCGAGCTGCTTGATGCCATCATTATCGCCTCGGCCAATGATGCCGCGATCCTGCTGGCCGAACATCTAGCCGGCTCAGAGGCAGCGATGACAGGGCTAATGAATGCGCGGGCGCAACAGCTCGGATTGTCAAACACCCGTTTCACCAACGTCACCGGACTCGATCAACCGGGACACCACTCCAGTGCCCGTGACCTGGCCCGCCTGGCCTCGCGACTGATTGCCGACCATCCCGGTGAACTCACCCGGTTCTCGCAAAAAATATTCAGCTACCGCGGACTGGAATTTCACAACCGCAACGCCCTGCTCTGGCAAATGGCCGATATAACCGGTATGAAAACCGGGCAAACGCGACACGCGGCGCATTGCCTCGCCGCCTCCGCCGAACGAGACGGGATGCGACTGGTCGCGGTCGTACTGGGCGCTGACAACGCGCAACACCAGGCCGATGCGGCCAGGGAACTGCTGGAATACGGATTTACCGGCTTTGAAACCCGGCGCCTGTACCAGGCCAATCACGGAATTACCAACGTCCCGGTGTGGATGGGCGAAAGGGACAAGGTTGCAGCCGGTGTCAGTTCAGACATTGTCCTGACCCTCGCCCGTGGCCGTCATCACGAAACCCGGGCCAACCTGGAATTCGACCATGCTGTCTATGCGCCTGTACGGCGGGGCCAGCCACTGGGCACACTTAAAATCTCGCTCGGAGACCGTCAACTGGTCGAGGCGCCGCTGGTGGCATTGGCACCAATCGATGAAGGTGGCCTGTTCAGTCGACTGATGGATTCGATTAGAATCCGGTTTCAATGA
- a CDS encoding septal ring lytic transglycosylase RlpA family protein, whose product MKHAAVTTILAFLLGGCFGGASRDGGYYMDDGPHARPETNPHSVEKIVPRHEPLSRGGNKPYTVFGKHYVPMKSAKGYHERGVASWYGKKFHGKRTSNGETYNMYALSAAHKTLPLPSYVHVTNLDNGRSLIVRVNDRGPFLHNRLIDLSYSAASQLGIVGTGTGVVEVRAVDIDNYRNEAPPTLAQQARPAKTVSSGNRIYLQTGAFSDSGNAYRLESRLKSANLGKVFVVGSTSSGRTLYRVRIGPLADINALDRLTEKVKELGIHDSHIVVD is encoded by the coding sequence ATGAAGCACGCAGCAGTGACTACAATCCTGGCATTCCTGCTTGGCGGCTGTTTCGGCGGCGCATCACGCGATGGCGGTTATTACATGGATGACGGCCCGCATGCCAGGCCTGAAACCAATCCTCACTCGGTAGAGAAAATTGTTCCCCGTCATGAACCGTTGAGCCGTGGCGGCAACAAACCCTACACCGTGTTCGGCAAACACTATGTACCAATGAAGTCGGCCAAGGGTTATCACGAACGTGGTGTGGCTTCATGGTATGGCAAGAAATTCCATGGCAAGCGCACTTCAAACGGCGAAACCTACAACATGTACGCCTTGAGCGCAGCGCACAAGACGCTGCCGCTGCCATCCTATGTTCATGTCACCAATCTTGATAACGGGCGCTCACTGATTGTTCGGGTCAATGATCGTGGCCCGTTTCTGCATAACCGGCTCATCGACCTGTCCTACTCTGCAGCCAGCCAGTTGGGCATTGTCGGCACCGGCACCGGCGTGGTTGAAGTTCGGGCAGTGGACATCGACAATTATCGTAATGAAGCACCACCGACCTTGGCACAGCAGGCCAGGCCAGCCAAAACAGTTTCATCAGGCAACAGAATCTACCTGCAAACCGGTGCCTTTTCTGATTCCGGTAATGCCTATCGACTGGAGTCACGACTCAAGTCGGCAAATCTCGGCAAGGTATTTGTTGTCGGTTCAACTTCCTCCGGACGCACACTTTATCGAGTCCGCATCGGGCCACTGGCGGATATCAATGCCCTGGACCGGCTGACGGAAAAAGTCAAAGAACTGGGAATACATGACAGTCATATTGTTGTTGACTGA
- the mltB gene encoding lytic murein transglycosylase B — protein MRLLFVFSFLAVIGLAAPAARALEFYRYPEAVRFIQEMEDRHGFYAYDLEQLFEEVEIREDIVRIMDTPGEAKPWHAYRDQFVTALNARRGVNFWKKWQRELESAQHQYGVDIEIILGIIGVETQFGVNLGQYRVIDALSTLAFAYPRRSALFRRELEQFLILTRELKHNPLSVTGSYAGAIGLPQFLPSSYRQYAVDFDRDSKINLMGSETDAIGSIANYLRMHGWKRNQPITDRALLENGEPEWYDSNAIKPEISLSALRRDGVLPETHQEDDSLHAALLRLRGRNSYIYHLGFHNFFVITRYNRSTKYAMAVVELGQMIKHRYNENQ, from the coding sequence ATGCGCTTACTTTTTGTTTTCTCGTTCCTGGCAGTTATCGGGCTGGCTGCACCTGCGGCCCGGGCACTGGAATTTTATCGCTACCCGGAAGCGGTACGCTTTATCCAGGAAATGGAAGACAGGCACGGATTTTATGCTTATGACCTTGAGCAGCTGTTCGAGGAAGTGGAAATACGCGAAGACATCGTGCGCATCATGGATACACCGGGTGAAGCCAAACCCTGGCATGCCTACCGCGACCAGTTTGTTACTGCCCTGAACGCCAGGCGCGGGGTTAACTTCTGGAAAAAATGGCAGCGCGAACTGGAAAGCGCGCAACATCAGTATGGCGTTGATATTGAAATCATTCTCGGCATTATCGGTGTCGAGACCCAGTTTGGCGTGAATCTTGGCCAATACCGCGTAATTGACGCACTGTCGACCCTGGCATTTGCCTATCCCCGGCGCAGTGCCCTGTTTCGTCGTGAACTGGAACAATTCCTGATCCTGACCCGGGAGCTGAAACACAATCCGCTCTCCGTTACCGGCTCCTATGCCGGCGCCATAGGCCTGCCGCAATTTTTGCCCAGCAGCTATCGTCAATACGCCGTGGACTTTGACCGCGATAGCAAAATCAATCTCATGGGCAGCGAGACTGATGCCATTGGCAGTATTGCTAACTATCTCAGGATGCATGGCTGGAAACGCAACCAACCCATTACAGACCGGGCGTTGCTGGAAAATGGTGAGCCCGAATGGTACGACAGCAACGCGATCAAGCCCGAAATCAGCCTTTCCGCGCTTCGCAGAGACGGGGTACTGCCCGAAACCCATCAGGAAGACGACAGCCTGCACGCTGCATTACTGAGGTTACGGGGCCGCAATTCCTACATCTACCACCTGGGATTCCATAACTTTTTTGTCATAACACGTTATAATCGCAGCACGAAGTACGCCATGGCAGTCGTGGAACTGGGTCAAATGATCAAACACAGGTACAACGAAAATCAATGA
- the rodA gene encoding rod shape-determining protein RodA has product MRDTLNAYQRLHLDKPLFSGLVLLALCSLIVLYSAGGENMRLLAGQGMRLAFGFGIMLAIAQLQPETLSRWSPYIFGIGLGLLLIVLAIGVTSKGAQRWINLGLFRIQPSEIMKLGVPMMAAWFLSRNAMPPRPKHVLISLAIIVTPAIMVAKQPDLGTAIMIATAGLFVLFLAGMNWKWITSAILAAAGAVPLLWNFYMHDYQKKRVLTLFDPNADPLGTGYHTIQSMIAVGSGGLYGKGWGGGSQAQLDFIPERSTDFIFAVFAEEFGFLGILILFSVYLFVVIRGLQISFSAQDTFTRLLAGSLALTFFFYFFVNIGMVTGILPVVGVPLPIVSFGGSSIVTLMAGFGILMSIQTHRKIVQV; this is encoded by the coding sequence ATGCGTGACACACTGAACGCCTATCAACGTTTGCATCTTGATAAACCGCTTTTCAGTGGTCTTGTACTGTTGGCGCTTTGCTCGCTCATCGTGCTTTACAGTGCCGGCGGTGAAAACATGCGGCTGCTCGCAGGCCAGGGCATGCGCCTGGCATTCGGCTTCGGCATTATGCTGGCCATTGCCCAGCTGCAGCCGGAAACCCTGTCCAGATGGTCTCCCTATATTTTTGGAATAGGGCTCGGCCTGCTGTTGATTGTGCTGGCCATCGGCGTCACCAGTAAAGGTGCGCAACGCTGGATCAACCTCGGCCTGTTCCGGATTCAGCCCTCGGAAATCATGAAACTTGGCGTGCCGATGATGGCTGCATGGTTCTTGTCACGAAACGCGATGCCACCCAGGCCAAAACACGTACTGATCAGCCTGGCCATCATCGTGACGCCTGCAATCATGGTTGCCAAGCAACCGGATCTTGGAACCGCCATCATGATCGCTACTGCCGGCTTGTTTGTACTGTTCCTTGCGGGCATGAACTGGAAATGGATTACATCGGCGATACTGGCTGCCGCCGGAGCTGTTCCACTGCTGTGGAACTTCTATATGCATGACTACCAGAAGAAGCGTGTGTTAACGCTGTTTGATCCGAACGCTGATCCACTTGGCACCGGTTATCACACCATTCAATCCATGATCGCTGTTGGCTCCGGCGGTCTGTACGGCAAGGGCTGGGGTGGCGGGTCACAGGCGCAGCTTGACTTTATCCCGGAGCGCTCAACAGATTTTATTTTCGCCGTATTCGCCGAGGAGTTCGGTTTCCTCGGCATCCTGATCCTGTTCAGCGTTTACCTGTTTGTGGTAATTCGCGGCCTGCAGATCAGTTTCAGCGCCCAGGACACATTCACCCGGCTGCTGGCGGGCAGCCTGGCACTGACCTTTTTCTTTTATTTCTTTGTCAACATCGGCATGGTAACCGGCATACTCCCGGTAGTAGGCGTACCATTGCCGATTGTCAGTTTTGGCGGCAGTTCCATTGTTACACTCATGGCCGGCTTTGGTATCCTGATGAGTATCCAGACTCACAGAAAAATCGTACAGGTTTAA
- the mrdA gene encoding penicillin-binding protein 2, which produces MLDIPIKDHFRETRIFTQRITIAGAFVLLLTLILLSRLVYLQIISHSHYETLSQKNRINPVALPPVRGSIFDRNGVVLAKNFSIYTIEVTPEQVDDMEQLLDSLGKLITLTPADIKRFRRQLRERPRFESLQLRTHLSDEEAGHIAVNRPYLNGVELHARLQRYYPQGESAVHLLGYVGRINDRDIQNIDATAYRGTNHIGKLGVESSHESVLLGTVGNIKAEINAHGRIVNIVDRNPARAGLNLQLNLDMKLQRAAETALAGKRGAAVAIEPRTGAVLAFASTPMYDPNSFVDGIDTESFQALLKDPSKPLINRALGGRYAPGSTIKPFLALAALGSGLLSRNTSENCFGSFTLPGDSHRFRDWKRDGHGATSMRKAIAQSCDVYFYRLAQKLGNQRMKEGLAAFGLGSHTTIDLDDEPTGLIPTKEWKESIGGTWYPGETIMNGIGQGMMLATPLQLANAAATMANRGLRMKPALVKSYTDASSGEHYPVAAKITGRIPATMEPHIESVIEDMVAVVHSDIGTAQRAGWGAPYRIAGKTGTSQVRSIAQGAYYDKENTPEKFRDHALFIAFAPAEDPRIAVAVIVENGGSGGAAAGPIARSIMDAHLVDDTAAPVQDKPAGEAH; this is translated from the coding sequence ATGCTCGATATACCCATAAAAGATCACTTCCGTGAAACACGTATTTTCACGCAACGCATCACCATTGCCGGCGCGTTTGTGCTGCTGTTAACACTCATCCTGCTGAGCAGGCTGGTCTACCTGCAGATCATCAGTCACAGTCATTACGAAACCCTGTCCCAGAAAAACCGGATCAACCCGGTCGCGCTGCCCCCGGTTCGCGGCAGCATATTCGATCGAAACGGTGTTGTTCTGGCCAAAAACTTCTCTATCTACACCATCGAAGTGACCCCGGAACAGGTGGATGACATGGAACAGCTGCTCGACTCGCTGGGCAAGCTGATCACCCTGACACCCGCGGATATCAAGCGTTTCCGACGCCAGCTTCGTGAACGACCAAGATTTGAGAGCCTGCAACTCAGAACCCATCTCAGCGATGAAGAAGCCGGGCACATTGCCGTCAACCGGCCCTACCTTAACGGCGTGGAACTGCACGCACGCTTGCAGCGCTATTACCCGCAAGGTGAATCTGCCGTGCATTTGCTGGGCTATGTAGGCCGGATCAACGACCGTGATATCCAGAATATTGACGCCACCGCCTATCGCGGCACCAACCATATCGGCAAGCTCGGTGTCGAGTCATCACATGAATCCGTTCTTTTGGGTACCGTCGGCAACATCAAGGCCGAAATCAATGCCCACGGTCGTATTGTCAATATTGTCGATCGCAACCCGGCCCGCGCAGGGCTCAATCTTCAGCTGAACCTGGATATGAAACTGCAACGGGCTGCTGAAACCGCTCTCGCCGGCAAACGTGGTGCAGCAGTTGCCATCGAACCCAGAACCGGCGCCGTCCTGGCTTTTGCCAGCACACCCATGTACGACCCTAACTCTTTTGTAGACGGAATTGACACTGAAAGTTTCCAGGCCCTGTTGAAGGATCCCTCCAAGCCGCTCATCAATCGCGCACTGGGGGGTCGCTACGCTCCAGGCTCGACAATCAAACCGTTCCTGGCCCTGGCGGCACTCGGCTCGGGACTGTTGTCACGAAACACATCGGAAAACTGCTTCGGCTCGTTTACCTTGCCGGGCGACAGCCACCGGTTCCGAGACTGGAAACGTGACGGTCACGGCGCCACCAGTATGCGCAAGGCCATTGCCCAATCCTGCGACGTGTATTTCTATCGACTGGCCCAAAAGCTGGGCAACCAGAGAATGAAAGAAGGACTGGCTGCATTCGGCCTGGGTTCTCATACAACAATTGATCTCGATGATGAGCCCACCGGCCTGATTCCGACAAAGGAATGGAAAGAATCCATCGGTGGCACCTGGTACCCGGGCGAAACCATTATGAACGGCATCGGCCAGGGCATGATGCTGGCCACACCGCTGCAGCTGGCCAATGCCGCTGCCACCATGGCCAATCGCGGGCTACGGATGAAACCTGCTCTGGTCAAAAGCTATACGGACGCCAGCAGCGGTGAGCACTACCCGGTAGCCGCAAAAATCACTGGCCGCATTCCGGCAACCATGGAACCGCATATTGAAAGCGTCATCGAAGACATGGTGGCCGTGGTTCATAGCGACATCGGCACGGCCCAACGGGCGGGCTGGGGCGCGCCTTACCGGATTGCCGGCAAAACCGGTACATCACAGGTTCGCTCCATTGCCCAGGGCGCCTATTACGACAAGGAAAATACCCCGGAGAAGTTTCGGGATCACGCCCTGTTCATCGCCTTTGCGCCTGCCGAGGACCCGCGCATCGCGGTAGCGGTAATTGTGGAAAACGGCGGCTCCGGTGGTGCCGCAGCCGGACCCATCGCCAGGTCGATCATGGATGCCCACCTTGTCGATGACACTGCGGCACCGGTACAGGACAAACCAGCCGGTGAGGCCCATTAA
- the mreD gene encoding rod shape-determining protein MreD: MTLDNKRRLGIAGSFVIAFILASISGPDWLDPLRPDWVALVLIYWCLVLPERIGIGTGWFAGLLLDVVYGSMLGQHALAKTLLAFLVLKLHLRVRIYPPWQQALVVGLLLTINHIIIIWVRTIGGQADAPGKLWFTIIVGAALWPVLSTVLRNLRRRFA; the protein is encoded by the coding sequence ATGACGCTGGATAACAAGCGAAGACTGGGGATTGCCGGAAGTTTTGTTATTGCCTTTATCCTGGCCAGCATTTCCGGTCCCGACTGGCTCGATCCATTGCGCCCGGACTGGGTGGCGCTGGTACTGATCTACTGGTGCCTTGTTCTGCCCGAGCGAATTGGCATAGGCACCGGCTGGTTTGCGGGGCTGTTACTGGACGTGGTTTATGGTTCGATGCTTGGCCAGCACGCCCTGGCCAAGACACTGCTGGCTTTCCTGGTGCTGAAACTGCATCTGCGTGTCCGCATCTATCCGCCCTGGCAACAGGCGCTGGTAGTCGGACTGCTGCTGACGATTAACCATATTATCATCATCTGGGTCCGGACCATTGGCGGGCAGGCAGATGCGCCAGGAAAATTATGGTTTACCATTATAGTCGGTGCAGCACTGTGGCCGGTCTTGTCCACAGTCTTGCGCAACCTGCGCCGCAGGTTTGCCTGA